A single Rhopalosiphum padi isolate XX-2018 chromosome 4, ASM2088224v1, whole genome shotgun sequence DNA region contains:
- the LOC132928824 gene encoding WD repeat-containing protein WRAP73-like: MNVLSLDYDACAFSTDGRYVASAVYNRLIVKTQPFTGPHVVATADHAIDGLQWNLASNLILCTEFSKGVVQVYDVCARKWIRTLRCGYFKFVAAEWIGRNNILLTLEFHMALAVFNLLKNSTVYIEIPKPIWPCAVFDSDGTHMFVVSKINGYEKLLMMSSRSLDRIIYVQDIIGPCNGLNKSPDNRYICVYNNLKLAILDFLSGNVIGSVEYISLNTVSWAPNSKYLALGCSLGDIVVLASSNEFNVEFKLSRSSLNEDYDFFVESNGVLIKTNPSETFINNVSAKISFIVWSFNCNYLSTYEVDSTFFCIWEKYRLICVVELSKKIKKMQWCPSENKLCVAYGTNLIFFWTEGQIPKLQTSPKLVDGTCLLVSNISWSFNNRDMILSDGKKFLLFTT, encoded by the coding sequence atgaacgtCCTATCACTAGACTATGATGCTTGCGCGTTTTCTACTGACGGCCGGTATGTGGCATCCGCTGTTTACAACCGTCTGATCGTCAAGACACAACCGTTCACCGGTCCGCACGTCGTGGCCACAGCCGATCATGCCATTGACGGTCTGCAGTGGAACTTAGCGTCTAATCTCATACTGTGCACAGAGTTCAGCAAAGGTGTGGTACAGGTGTACGACGTGTGTGCCAGAAAATGGATACGTACCCTTAGATGTGGCTATTTCAAGTTTGTTGCTGCCGAATGGATAGGCCGCAACAACATTTTGCTGACTCTTGAATTCCATATGGCTTTGGCTGTGTTTAATCTGTTGAAAAATTCCACTGTATATATTGAAATCCCCAAACCCATTTGGCCTTGTGCAGTGTTTGATAGCGATGGAACACATATGTTTGTTGTCTCCAAGATAAATGGTTATGAGAAATTGCTAATGATGAGTTCTCGAAGTTTAGATAGGATTATTTACGTTCAAGATATAATAGGACCCTGTAATGGTCTAAATAAATCTCCAGATAATCGTTATAtctgtgtttataataatttaaaattagcaaTTCTCGATTTTCTTTCTGGTAATGTTATTGGGTCAGttgaatatatttcattaaacacTGTGAGCTGGGCacctaatagtaaatatttagctTTGGGGTGTTCCTTGGGTGACATTGTTGTATTAGCGTCTTCTAATGAGTTTAatgtagaatttaaattatctcGTTCTTCATTAAATGAagattatgatttttttgtagaatCCAATGGAGTATTAATCAAAACAAACCCTTCAGAAACCTTTATCAATAATGTTTCagcaaaaatatcttttattgttTGGAgctttaattgtaattatttgagTACTTATGAAGTagattcaacatttttttgtatttgggAGAAATATAGATTGATATGCGTAGTAGAATTatctaagaaaattaaaaaaatgcagtGGTGTCCATCAGAAAATAAATTGTGTGTTGCTTAtggtacaaatttaatttttttttggacagaAGGACAAATTCCTAAATTACAGACTTCACCAAAGCTTGTTGATGGTACATGTTTATTAGTTTCTAACATATCTTGGTCATTTAATAATAGAGATATGATTTTAAGTGatggaaaaaaatttttattgtttacaactTAA